The genomic stretch CCGATAAATTGGTTTTCTATCGTATTCTGGCTCTAATATTTTCTTTATAATTTCCATTTATGCAGGGTCTGTTCAAATGCAACACAACGGTTTGCATATGGCTTGTGGCGGTTTCGAAGCACTTTCCTGTCCACCGAAACCAAAGCTGGCTGCGAGGGGAAAATTTTGCTAGCAGCCGTTCACCCGCCATAAGCTATATGCGTTGTTGTAGCACGTTTTTATTTATTTTTTTACATTCCATCTTCTATGTCAGAAAGCCAATCCTTGTATTTAGCCTTTAGTTTGTCTCTATTTTCGGTGGTGTTAACAATCACGTCAACTCCACCGTCATAAGGTGCAATCACACATTTCTTTGATGGACTGACAAACATTGCTCTTATTTCATCATCAGCAATCGCTTTGAGAATTTCATCTCTGTTTCCGTTTTTCCAATTTTCAGTCTTTACGTAAATATCAAAGAACATTTCATCTTCATATTCTTCAGGTCTTTCCTTGTGTAAGTCAATGGTTAATACTTTTAGAAATTCTCCAAAGTCAGTTAATTCTTTGTAATTGTCATTGGCTATGTCGTTTGTGTAAAGCCCGAAAGAAATTGCTACTTCTGATTCTTCTCCAATCAGGTCATTAATCAATTGGTTTTGTCGATCAAGTATGATTCTGTACTCGTCCGCAGATTCGGCATATCGTTTTGACTCAGGCAAACTATGAATCCTAAACCATCTGTCGGGATATATCCATTTTAATTCGTGATTGATTGGAAACGATTCCGGATATTCCTTATTCCAATAGTCTATGAATTCGCTTTCTGTCATTTTTTTAATGTGCTACAACGGTTCGTATAAGAATAGTAGCCGATTGCGTGGTACTTTCCTGTCAAGTTACAAGAAAGTTGAAGCGGGCTACAACCCTTGAATTTACTACTGTCTCGGCTATTATTTTTATACATTGTTGGGCGTAGTAATTATTCTGCCACTGCAAGTTTTTCTTTTAGTTCCTTGTCTACAAATGGTTTTGAAATCTTATGAATTTCCTTTAAATAACGTCGGTACATTCTCTTTAATATACGTAACCTATCAAAGACTATTGTCGAATATATTTTCATGTCATCCAACCAAAGCCCAGAAGTGTCCCTAAAGCTTTTTGGAATATAAATTGTAGAAACAGGAGGATGCCTGAATGAAATGCAATTTTTCCATTTGTCATAATGCGCATCAAATTGTTTAGCCTCCCAATCAAAACCACAAGCACATTGCCCAAAGAATATTGGTCCCGCCTCATTATTATCATGATTATACCACGCAACTATATCTAGTCCAAAATCTCCTGATATCTTATCCTCAGAAAAATATGGTGATAATTCAAGGCGTAATTCTTTACTTAATTCTCTGATTTTATCAGAGAGCTTATTTTGATTAAATTTCTTAGATTTAATCTTGGACTTACCGAATGAATGCACTTGAGTGAAGCGTGGTAAGTGACTCTTTAAAGAAAATGTGCTAATCAATTCAAAATTTGAAGTTAAATCACTCATGTGTTCCTTGTAGTAGTCAAGGTTCGAAGAGTATAGAAGGTATAAATAAAAGTAATGCTTTCTAAACAATTCCTTTTTCAAATAGATAATATTCTCAGAAGTATCAAATTCGAATGGATAAAAGTCTAAATAATGATGTACTCTTGAAGAAACAAAAGTAAATCTATCAATAACTTTCTGCATTAATCTATCATTAGATTCACTTTCAGTAATGCCTGTATCTTCATTGTCATCATCTGTTGAATCTTTTTCATCAGTTATTCTATCATACAGAGCATCACAAGTAAGTAGACCATCTGGGTTTTTTAGGCACAATAATTCAATATAGTCAGCCCACTTATTTAAATCTGAAGTCTTAGGTGTATTGGTAATATCTTTTGAAGTCCTCATATATAATTACAATTGAAAATCATCAGAGTCCTTTTTGTTAATCTTATCTTTGATGCTTGAATTAAGTAATTTAAGGTATTCTAATAATTCACGTATTGCATCTAAATCAGACATGTCTGTTTCAGAAACTTCTGGAAGAATATTCCAAGCTGTTTTTAACTTATTAAGTGACTCTGAAATAGAATTTTTCATAATTTGATTAGGATATGAAGTTAATTGCCTTGCCTCAACTAAACTTTTACCATCACAAAATGCTTTTAAAGCTCTTTCATTACCAACAATTTCATTAAGTATTCTAATATTCCTATTATCGCCTACTCTAGTTTGGTTTTCTAAATTTTTCTCAAAAAGCCACTTAGTTAATTGCTTTAGATTATTAATATCTAAGTCTTCTAAAGGATTTTCCTGTTTCAAATCTATACCTAGAAAACTAGTTATCTTACTGTATCTAGTACTAGAGTCAGCTAATTTTGAAAATTCAAAGTTGTTATCATCAAGATTTTCAATTTTAAAGAATGCTTCTTTTTCAATTATTAAGTATAATTCATAGGATATCACTAATTTCCTTACATAATCGGCTTTGCTACCAATCTTTCTAGCAAGTAATCTAAAATATTCGTAATCATTAGGTTCTCCATCAATTTTATAAAGTTGATGGAGATATCTAGCTTTTGCAAGTGAACTCCAACTTTTAACGCCAGTAACATGCCTATAACCTAAGTAACTTAAAACTTCTTCTCGGTTATCGAAGATAACTACAGGTAATTTGTGAGGAATATTTTCTTTACTTGACCGCTCTAACACCTGACCAATAGTGGCTTTCATAAAATCAATGCCCACAGGATTACTTAGTATTTTGCAAGCCGCAAGTCTACGATTTCCTTCAATAATGACAAATCTATTATTTTTTCTAATTGCTAATAGAGGTTCTCCTGGGAAAAAACCATTCGTACTTATTGACTCCATAAGGTCAATCAATGATGCATCTTTTAGCATCCACCTGATGACTTCATTGGTAGATGAATTTTTTATCTTATTTGGTACTCTTGGGTTTAATGGGTCAAAATCCAATAAATCAAGTTCTATATATTCTATTGCCTTTTCTTTCATTATTATGTTCTCTTAATATGAGAATTATAAGTTATCTAACTTTCAAATATAACATTTATCAATTACTTTATCACTTTTACAACAAGTTACATCACTGCGTCATTTTTATTACGCCCAACGTTTAGTATATGGCAAGTAGGGCAGTAGAAAGCATTGAACTTTCAATCTTGCGGACTTTGTAAATAGCTCAGAATTTTCAATTTGTCACTAAATGCCCTATTTGCTATATACCGTGTTGTGCCTTGCCTTTATTGGTTCAAAATTTTCATTTTTCAACAGTTCAGTAAATTTCATTAATTCGGATTCAAGTTGTTGCACAGAAGCGATTGCCGGGTTGTTTATGTCAAGTAACTTAGTCAAACCCTCAAAATCAAAGATCACATCATATTTATTAAAAAGATGCTCTAGGCGTTTGAATTCATCTTTATCTATCTGCCTATGTTCAACAAGAGCTTTGAACTGTATCGTTTTTGAGTTTTCTCTGGTTATGTCACATTTAATTTTGAAATTGTTAACAAAACCTTCTTTAGTTTCTTCAGTGAAAAACCACTTTGTTTTTTCATTTATAAAAGTTTTTGTAAATCCAATTTTTGGAAGTTTGTCATAGGGTGATTTGGAAAATGCTCGTTTTCTAACTCTTCGTTTTGATAGCCATTCAAGGTAAGCTATTGCGATAATGAAAATTGGAAATCCGATTCCTGCTACTAACAAGATTGTTATTAATAAAACTGGGTCAGGAAATTGTTCATTAAAATAACCGATTATTAATAGTATTAGGGCTAACGATAAAAATATTAAAGAGGTCGCAACAAAGGCGAATCTTAATTTATGTTTATTCAGTTTTAAAAATCCGTCCATCTTTTTTTGGTTGGGCACAACGGTGAGTGTATGATTTCGTAAGGGATTGCGGGCTTCAAAACTATCAAGTTACCACCCAAAATCGATGCGGGTGATAACGCTCGAAAACCTCTGAAACCCTTATGAATGATACACATTGTTGTGTGTAGTTTTTACTTTTTCTTCAATTTGCTTTTCCATTTCGATTGCTGATAATTCAACATCTTTCTCAAGTAATAATAAATTGTCTCCGATTTTTTCAATAGTCGGACCTAATGCATGAGTAAGCTTCACTTTCCAAATGCAATTCGACACTTCATCAATTTCCTTTTTCCATTTTTCGAGTCCACTTTTCATAACAACTTTTACTTATCCATCTATTGAAACTCCAACTTGTTTATTTTTCTCAAAATGAACACTGAAAAAGTAGTTTTGTCCTTCTTTTTCTTGAAACGCCATTTCAAATCCTTCGTCACGAACTGATATTCCTTTCAGTTCAAAATGCTTTTCAATCGACACGAATTCCATTTCTGCTTTTTCAAACTGTTCTTTAAGTGCTTTTTCCGATTCAGCTTTTATTTCCGTTTCGTTATTCAGAGCATTTAGTAAAATCCGTTTTTGAGTGTCGGCAATTCCGCTTTTATCTCCTGCAATTAGGATTTCAATGTCAGAGTTAAATAATCTTTTATTTATCTGCCAACCAACATCATTTCCTCTCGAACTAAAACTCTGAATTTCTCCAAAATCAGAGTCATTTATTCTTAATTTTTTACTTCCAAATAGATTTCCAAATATTCCCATTTAGTTTGTTTTTAGTTCGGTTTGCTGAATTTACACACAACGTTCCGGGTATGAAACGTAGGGCATTTCGGAGCTACGAACTTGTCCACCAAGACGATGCTTGCTAAGAATCCGAAACTTGCGGAAACCACTGTCAGCCCTATGTTTTATACCCATTGTTGTGGCTAGTTTTTTATTTTTTTTATGTCAAAATAGCATTCTCTTACAGGGTTTAAATCTGACAATCCTTTGTCACAAAGGGTTTGTTCTTTTTTCCTTTGTTCAATTCCCCTGTCGAAGTCTCTCTTAATTTCTGAAAAGTTGGTAGCAGGACTTTGAGAACCGATTCCAACTTTCGTTTTATTAACTGCAATTATTTCCAATACTTCAAAGTCAATTAGTGCATCTCTTTGAATATATGTCAAGTCAAGCAGGTCAAGACATTTCGTGTTAATCATCCCGCTTGGAATTTGTCTTCCGAAAAGCCGATTTTGATCAATGAAACATACTCCAATCCATTGTCCGTTTTCGTCTTCATTAAAGTCCAAGACAATAGCAGACATTTCCGCACTGAAGCCATGAAATTTTAGTATCTGTCCAAATTTTACAGGAAAGCTTTCAATTTCTAGTCCTGTCCAATTTGGTTGCATCATTTCTGGAATTGATTCTGAGGAATTCGTTGTCATGTTATTACAACTTGAAATTAAAAGTCCAATGGTCAGTATGAATGCTATTCTTGTCATTTTTCAAATTAGCCACAACGGTGTGTATATGGTGCGCTGGGGATTTTATCCTTCCGAAGCTGGCGGTTTATTTCCAAGCCCAAGTTTTGAATCTGTTTTATTTGCTCTGCTAAATCGATTCAAAACTTGGGCGATGGTTGATTTGGATTTGAGGTTTCATCACCCACAGAAACCCCTGTGCGCTATATATAGTGTTGTTCCTTGTCTTTTCGTCTTGCTTAAAGACTATGATTTTGTGATATCGATTTTCGTTGTTGCATCTTTCAACAACATTACTACCCGCTAATCTTTTCACCAAATCAATTATCACACGGCTGTGTTTTCAATCTATTTTGATTTTGTTCGATAACAAATGTTATGGATTACCTCCCTTCTATATTCTTGAGCAAAATCCCTATTGTAGTCAAGTCAATTTTAGTTATTGAAACGTCCGAAACATTTAAGTTTGCTCATCTTCTATCGTCCAATTTTCTATTACTAACTATGCATGGTTACTGTTGAATCGCTGTTTGATATTCGCGATGATTGAAATTTTGGTAGCCTCGTTTGGTTCTGATTTTTGAAATCTGATGACCGACGTGGATTGGGAACAACGTTCCGGGTATGAAACGAGGGCATTTCGGAGCTACGAACTTGTCCTCCAAGACGATGCTTGCTAAGAATCCGAAACTTGCGGAAACCACTGTCAGCCCTATGTTTTATACCCATTGTTGTGGCTAGTTTTTTATTTTTTTTATGTCAAAATAGCATTCTCTTACAGGGTTTAAATCTGACAATCCTTTGTCACAAAGGGTTTGTTCTTTTTTCCTTTGTTCAATTCCCCTGTCGAAGTCTCTCTTAATTTCTGAAAAGTTGGTAGCAGGACTTTGAGAACCGATTCCAACTTTCGTTTTATTAACTGCAATTATTTCCAATACTTCAAAGTCAATTAGTGCATCTCTTTGAATATATGTCAAGTCAAGCAGGTCAAGACATTTCGTGTTAATCATCCCGCTTGGAATTTGTCTTCCGAAAAGCCGATTTTGATCAATGAAATATACTCCAATCCATTGTCCGTTTTCGTCTTCATTAAAGTCCAAGACAATAGCAGACATTTCCGCGCTGAAGCCATTAAATTTTAGTACCTGTCCAAATTTTACAGGAAAGCTTTCAATTTCTAGTCCTGTCCAATTTGGTTGCATCATTTCTGGAATTGATTCTGAGGAATTCGTTGTCATGTTATTACAACTTGAAATTAAAAGTCCAATGGTCAGTATGAATGCTATTCTTGTCATTTTTCAAATTAGCCACAACGGTGTGTATATGGTGCGCTGGGGATTTTATCCTTCCGAAGCTGGCGGTTTATTTCCAAGCCCAAGTTTTGAATCTGTTATATTTGCTCTGCTAAACCGATTCAAAACTTGGGCGATGGTTGATTTGGATTTGAGGTTTCATCACCCACCAAAACCCCTGTGCGCTATATATAGTGTTATCTCTTTTCATCGTTCCTAATTTCATCGAATCGATGAGTTTCGTTCTATTATTCTCATAAACTTTCTGTTCACGTAACTTATCATAAATATAAACTCTTATTTATTGATGTCAGGTGCGTCCAATTTTCACGTTTAGCGATCACCGTTGTTGAAAAAAATGTTTGAAAGTCTGCGGCTTGAAACCATTTATGGTCACGCTAAATTGAATTGAATAAATGCTGAATCACGTTTAGCTGTTGTTCGTTTTTCTGCATTGAAAATCGGAAGTCAAAAACCATTTATGGTCGATCTAATATTTTTTGAAATTCCCAATCCATGCGACACCGCAATTGTCAAATCAACGCTGAGTTAATTTTGATAAACTCTTGTTATACTTCTATTTATTAACACTTTACTTTATAGTTTTCACTCATATGTTCATTCTGACAACCAAAATAGCCCGCTATTTTTAGCAGAGATAACGGTCTCGGCTATGAGTAATTGCGTGGTTTAGCACTTAACTTTGCAAGTACACACCAAACTGAAAATCCTAACGGATTTTCAGAAGTATGCCAGAACAAGCAATTACTTATAGCCATTGTTGTAAGCAGTTTTTATTGGTTTAAAAATTCATTCATTTTTTCTGGTTTCGGATATTCGTTTTTTTGTCTGGCTATTAATATTATTTCTCCCAAATGAAATGATAAATGCGTACTTGAATCTTGAATTAGTTTGAGTTTCTCATTTAATTTTAAGTCCGACAAATCAAGATTCAATATTATTCTTTCAATTTGTTCTGTTTGATTTTTGAATTCCTCAATTTTTATTTTCCATTCGTTCAAATTATTTGGTTTCCATTCAAATATCCAAGATTCAGATTCACTAAAATCAATCTTCGAATCTATATTGTTCAGTTTTTCTATCTGAAATTCTCTCCATATGATCAAATGATTTAGTGTTTGCCATATGGTTTTAGAATGTCCCTCTATTAAAATTCCAATTATTTCAACGGGAATGGTTTCAAAAACTTTGAACGTATCGAATGCATTTTTAAAAATAAAATTGAAGTTCAGTTTACTCATTCTCAAATTGCTTACAACGGTTAGTATAAAAATAGTAGCCGGTTGCGTGGCACTTTCTTGTCAAGTTAAACAAAAGTTGAAGTGGGCTATAACCCTTGAATTTACTGATATTTCGGCTATTATTTTTATACATTGTTGGCAACAGTACTTTATTTATATCCGTATATTTTAAGTTCAAATTCATCTAAATCATATTCAAAATGACCTAACATATTTATTGCTTTTACAAGCTCATCAATCGGTTGTGAAATAATCTTAGGATTAAGTTTTTCATCTCTATTTCTTCTTTCAAACTCAGGCTTTCTTGGAATCGAAATCCATTCTATCTCATTAAAATTAAACGGGCCACCTCCAATATCTCCAAATCCACTATTATCAAAATGGTCAGAATCAAATTTGTCAAAACTAAATCCAGTTGCAGTGTCAGAAATGAGAAATTTAACCTGAGCGACACTGAAAAAGAGTTTGTCCTTTTTTAATTGGTTAAATATCTTAAACCACTTTGTATTATTCATATAACTGGTTCGCTTCAAAAGCTCTTTATCCAATTTTTGTTGGTAAATTCCGAATCCATCTAATTCCAAGTCTGATTTTTTAATTATCAGAGAGTTCTTAATCGGATTGTGATTTGCTAATTGAAAATCGTCTAAATCCCTATCGAATAATACCAATACCCTTTCTTTGTCTGAAAGTTTATCATTAATCACAGTCCCACTTTGTCCAATCAATTTCCAATAATCATCGAATTTGTCTACGTCTTCAGGTGAAATATTTGTCCCTAAAAACGTTTTTAATCTTACTGGCGTATCTTTTCTAATCTTCATGTGTCACTGCGTCTTTGTGTTGTTGCCAACGGTGTGTATATGGTGCGCTGGGGATTTTATCCTTCCGAAGTTCGCGGTCTAATCCAAGCCCAAGTTTTGAATCTGTTTTCTTTACTCTGCTAAATCGATTCAAAACTTGGGCGATGGCCGATTTGGATTTGAGGTTTCATCACCCACCAAAACCCCTGTGCGCCATATATAGTGTTGTTCCTTGTCTTTTCGTCTTGCTTTAAGACTATGATTTTGTTATATCGATTTTCATTGTTGCATCTTTCAACAACATTACAACCCGCTAATCTTTTCACCCAATCAATTATCACACGGCTGTCTTTTCAATCTATTTTGATTTTGTCAGTTAACAAATGCTAAGGATTACCCCCCTTCTATATTCTTGAGCCAAATCCCTGTTGTAGTCGAGTCAATTTTAATTTTTGATACGTCTGAAGCATTTGAGTCTGCTCCTCTCCTACCAATCCAGTTTTCTACTACTGTTGAATCACTGCTTCGTTTTGATGATGATTGAAATTTTGGTATCCTCGTTTCGTTCTGTTTGTTGAAATATGATGACCGACGTGGATTGGGAACAACGGTGAATTGTATGAGTAGTGGCAGATTGCGTGGTACTTTCCTGTCAAACCGCCACGCTGTTTGAGCGGGCGCAAAGCTTGATATTTTGCACTTTACCTGCCATTACTTATACAAAATGTTAGGGGCTTTTATTTTTTCATTCTTATCAATTCGAGTCCTCCAATTTCAACAGCATTGGCAAATGGTATCTCTTCCTGTCCAAAATAGAACTTCCCGCTATCGAAGCTTATCATTGTCGTATCCATGAGAAAAAAGCATTCGTCTGTCTTGGTCAATAAATCTGAGTTTGAATCCGATAATTCAATAACTTCAACGTAACTAACTGCATTACTCTTGGTTAAATTATCAATCGGAATTTGTTTTTCAGAGGTTTGGAAGAAATATTTAGTTCCCCCTCCAGGCATCCCAAACCATGGCATTACTTGTCCAGCTGAAACATTAACATTTTCAGGAAGTCCATTAACAATGAAATACTTTTTCTGTAATTCTTGAAAGTTTGGTGGTAAGGATTTCTTTTCAAATAGTTCTTTAAATTTCCAGAAAAAAACAGCTTGATTTTGCCATTCTGGATTTTCAGTTTCTTCTTTTAAATTATCACTCCAATAATGCATAAATAACTCGTGTGTCATCAGTTGAAGTCTTGATTGCTCAATTTTTTCTTTCAATTCTGCACTAAATTTTTTGTTCGAACTTTCAGAATCAATAGCATATGATTGTTTCTTAGTTTCTGCCTTTTTCCCAAATATTCTTTTAAACATTTGATTTCTCTCTTTATTACTGTTTTATTTTGCTGGGCCGCCTCTCTTAATTGCCCCTAACGTTCGGTGTATGGTGTCGTAAGGGATTGCGGGCTTCAAACCTATCAAGTTACCACCCGAAATTAATGCGGTTGATTCCGCTCGAAAACCTCTGAAACCCTTATCCACTATACACATTGTTGTAGCCCGTAATTATTTGTATTCCTGAGTTTTAAATAAACTTTCAAGATTCTCTTTATAATTTTTCGAGTATTTATAATACTGTTTCTCTTTTAAAATCGAACCTAATACTAAATCCATTTTTTGCTCCTTAAATTTCTTTTTCTGATTTAAGCACATATAATGATAAATCAATGTATTAAGGTATTTATCAATGAAGTATTCTTTATAGCTCATTTCGTCTTCATCTTTTAGGATTTTCATCTTAAAGTCAGGAAAGTTCAAATCAAGATACTGGTAATATGGTTGTCCATTAAACTTTGGATATTTGCTAATCTTTTCCATCGCTGCCTTATAGTTTGGTGGCTTAACAATATTCATGTACCCCCAAATAGTCATGCCGCATAGACTCATTGCTTTTAAGAAAAAAATCCCTTTTTCGGTATCACTCTTTAGATTATAACTATTCAATTCAAAATTCACGGCTGTCAAATCAAATGGTTGATTCTTATTTCCAATCCCACTAAATAACATATCATAGTAATTATCAACTAAAGCAAAATATTTGATGTCAGAATTCAAGGTATCAGCAATCAATTTATAATTGTCTTTAGGATTCTCCTCTCGAATATTTAGGTTTATCTGTCTAACTACAAAAATGTATTTTAGAGATGTTGTGTCAGGAAGTTGTAAAAATCTCTCAGAAGTCAGGTCGTTTTTAGGAGTAATCGTCTGTTTGATAAACTCAACTGTTACATTCAACTTATCTGTCTTTAGTTTATCCAATTTTTCATCAGTCCCCTCGGGAGGGTTATTTCGAAACATGAAGTTTCTATAAATCTTTCCTAACTCAATCAGGTTGTTGTCAATTTCTTGATTCTGTGAATATGAATTAATTGCAATTACGCTTAAAAATAAATAGGCTAAAATCTTTCTCATATGTAATAATGTTTCATCTTCTTATGGGCTACAACGGTTAGTGTATGGTGCGTGCTTTGCATGCATTATACACCGTGTTGTGCATAGTTTTTTATTTCTTTCAATTCTTTCTCAATCGAATCAGAATCGATTAAGTTTTCTTCGAATTGTATTTCTTTCTTAGTCTTTTTCCAATAAGGATAGAGCCAAGTCATAGCCGTTCCTAAGTTTTCAAATTCTGAATCGCTTAGAATCAAATCAGTCTCATTTTTATAGGTAAAATTTCCCTTATAATACTTTGTGATTCGCTTTCTCTTTGTCAGCAAATTGAAAAATCTGTCAATCGCTATTTGAACATCATCGTACTCAGGGTCAAAATGCTGATGAACCAATCCATACCCAACCGTTAGTTCTCTGTCGTCACAAGAAATCCATATTCCTGTTTCACCAATTGTTAGGTGGTCACCTTCTTCATA from Persicobacter psychrovividus encodes the following:
- a CDS encoding DUF6678 family protein, with amino-acid sequence MKIRKDTPVRLKTFLGTNISPEDVDKFDDYWKLIGQSGTVINDKLSDKERVLVLFDRDLDDFQLANHNPIKNSLIIKKSDLELDGFGIYQQKLDKELLKRTSYMNNTKWFKIFNQLKKDKLFFSVAQVKFLISDTATGFSFDKFDSDHFDNSGFGDIGGGPFNFNEIEWISIPRKPEFERRNRDEKLNPKIISQPIDELVKAINMLGHFEYDLDEFELKIYGYK
- a CDS encoding ParB/RepB/Spo0J family partition protein, which produces MKEKAIEYIELDLLDFDPLNPRVPNKIKNSSTNEVIRWMLKDASLIDLMESISTNGFFPGEPLLAIRKNNRFVIIEGNRRLAACKILSNPVGIDFMKATIGQVLERSSKENIPHKLPVVIFDNREEVLSYLGYRHVTGVKSWSSLAKARYLHQLYKIDGEPNDYEYFRLLARKIGSKADYVRKLVISYELYLIIEKEAFFKIENLDDNNFEFSKLADSSTRYSKITSFLGIDLKQENPLEDLDINNLKQLTKWLFEKNLENQTRVGDNRNIRILNEIVGNERALKAFCDGKSLVEARQLTSYPNQIMKNSISESLNKLKTAWNILPEVSETDMSDLDAIRELLEYLKLLNSSIKDKINKKDSDDFQL
- a CDS encoding DUF3885 domain-containing protein, whose amino-acid sequence is MTESEFIDYWNKEYPESFPINHELKWIYPDRWFRIHSLPESKRYAESADEYRIILDRQNQLINDLIGEESEVAISFGLYTNDIANDNYKELTDFGEFLKVLTIDLHKERPEEYEDEMFFDIYVKTENWKNGNRDEILKAIADDEIRAMFVSPSKKCVIAPYDGGVDVIVNTTENRDKLKAKYKDWLSDIEDGM
- a CDS encoding glycohydrolase toxin TNT-related protein (This protein contains a domain related to Tuberculosis Necrotizing Toxin, which is the C-terminal effector domain of outer membrane channel protein CpnT, and which has a lethal NAD+-glycohydrolase activity.), with the protein product MFKRIFGKKAETKKQSYAIDSESSNKKFSAELKEKIEQSRLQLMTHELFMHYWSDNLKEETENPEWQNQAVFFWKFKELFEKKSLPPNFQELQKKYFIVNGLPENVNVSAGQVMPWFGMPGGGTKYFFQTSEKQIPIDNLTKSNAVSYVEVIELSDSNSDLLTKTDECFFLMDTTMISFDSGKFYFGQEEIPFANAVEIGGLELIRMKK